A genome region from Bombilactobacillus bombi includes the following:
- a CDS encoding aldose 1-epimerase family protein, with amino-acid sequence MTLITLKNNQLVVKISTLGAELQSVVDQSNQERIWQAQADVWPRHAPVLFPIVGRLRDNHYRLNKQVYEIGQHGFARDCEFEVVNQQDSYLTLKLQADRETQTVYPFLFTLEITFILHDNDLQVNYSIQNHGQELMPFAIGGHPGFVFDYQQPQAQLIIENPQQVQRLQFTDNNLIDQTQLQAVSTREIALNSESFDHDAWVYQSHGMNSYSIGTPDHYQIKMTTNSPYFGVWSAYPKKGKFICLEPWWGLADTEDSDGQIFHKFGINQLQPQQLFNASWQVTFN; translated from the coding sequence ATGACTTTAATTACTTTGAAGAATAATCAGTTAGTTGTTAAAATCTCAACTTTAGGTGCTGAACTGCAAAGTGTCGTTGATCAATCAAATCAAGAACGTATTTGGCAGGCACAAGCAGATGTTTGGCCGCGCCATGCTCCAGTACTGTTTCCAATAGTCGGTCGGTTGCGAGATAATCATTATCGATTAAATAAACAAGTATATGAGATAGGACAACACGGCTTTGCTCGAGATTGTGAATTTGAGGTTGTTAATCAGCAAGATAGTTATTTGACTCTGAAACTGCAGGCTGATAGAGAAACCCAAACTGTTTATCCGTTTTTATTTACTTTAGAAATCACATTTATTTTGCATGATAATGATTTGCAAGTAAATTACAGCATTCAAAATCATGGTCAAGAGCTTATGCCTTTTGCCATTGGCGGTCATCCTGGATTTGTTTTTGATTACCAGCAACCTCAAGCACAATTAATAATTGAAAATCCGCAACAAGTACAACGATTGCAATTCACTGACAATAATTTGATCGATCAAACTCAGTTGCAAGCTGTTTCAACGCGTGAAATTGCCTTAAATTCCGAGAGTTTTGACCATGATGCTTGGGTTTATCAATCTCATGGTATGAATAGTTATAGTATTGGCACACCAGATCATTATCAAATTAAGATGACAACTAATTCTCCATATTTTGGAGTTTGGTCAGCCTACCCCAAGAAAGGAAAATTTATCTGTTTGGAGCCTTGGTGGGGATTAGCTGATACTGAAGACAGTGACGGCCAAATATTTCATAAATTTGGCATTAATCAACTTCAACCTCAGCAACTGTTCAATGCTAGTTGGCAAGTGACTTTTAATTAG